A window of Cellulomonas sp. SLBN-39 genomic DNA:
CGTCGGCGTGCCCGCGCAGCGCCCGCCCGACGATCGAGTAGACGAGCGGGAGGCTGCCGGCCACGAGCCGGTCGACGGCGTCGGGGTCGCCGGCACGGGCTGCCAGCACCGTCGCGGTGTCGGTCGAGAACGCCATGGGATCGGACCTCCTGCGTGGGCGTCGAGGATCGCACGGGCCGCCGCGCACGACGGCCACGCACCAGGAGACGGCCGGGGAGCGCGCGGATAACCAGAACGTGGCGACCGGTTCTACGCGGGGTCCGGCTCCGCGTGCCCCACGTGCTCGAACGCCAGGACGGCGAGCTCGCCACGCTCGCGCACCAGGCCGACGGTCCTGCCCGTGAACCCGCCGGCCACCTCCGTCGACAGGTACCGCCCGTCGAGGGTGCCCAGCACGACCCGACCCTCGGGTCCGTCGACGGCGGCGACGACCTCGTCGGGCCCGTGCTCGCGGCTGTGGACGGGTGCCGGTGAGGGGTGCACGTCGATCTCGAGGACCGTGGCCGGGGTGTGCGGGGCCTCGCCGAGGACCGCCGTGACCGACCCGATCCGGGCGACCGCCCGCACCCGGCCGCCGTCGACCTCGAGCGTCAGCGCGTGCCGCGGGTCGATCCGCAGCTCGAGCCCGCCGACGCCCGCCGACGCGTCGACGCGGGCCCGGGTGGTGGTCGCGGTGCGCTCCTGCCGCACGCCGACGAACGTGCGCGGCCCCCGCCCGGCGAGGACCCAGCGGCCGTCGGCCCGGTGCAGCACGTCGGCGGGGAACACGCCCGCACCGACCCAGGACGGCCCGGGACCGTCGGCGTCCAGCCCCACCACGACCCGCGGCACTGCGGCCGGCTGCACGGGCGTCGTCGGGTGCGGCCACCCGTCGACCCACGCGACGTCGACCGCGAACGTCTCGCGCCCCAGGACGTGCCAGCCCGGGAACGACCCGGCCGGCCGCACGCCGAGGAAGACCATCGCCCACGTGCCGTCGGGACGGCGCACCAGGTCGGCGTGCCCGGTGCTCTGCACGGGGCTCGCGGTGCCGCGGGCGGTGAGCACGGGGTTGCCGGCCCACCCCTCGTAGGGGCCGTCGGGCGCGTCGGAGCGGGCGACCACGACCGCGTGCCCCTGGGCGGTGCCGCCCTCGGCGGCCAGCAGGTACCAGCGGCCGTCGACCCGGTGCAGGTGCGGCCCCTCGACGTCCTTCCCGCCGGCGCCGGACCACAGCAGGCGCGGCTCGGTCAGCAGCCGGCCGGTCGCGGGGTCGAGCACGGCCTGACGGATGCCCGCGTCGGACCAGGTGAGGTAGCAGGTGCCGTCGTCGTCCCAGGCGAGGTCCGGGTCGATGCCGCCGGCCCCGGGGATCCGCACGGGCGCGGACCACGGGCCGGCGGCGTCGTCGGCCGTGACGAGCAGGTGGCCGGGACCGTCGGAGACGTTCGTGGTGACGAGCCAGAACCGGCCGTCGTGGTGGCGCAGGGTGGGGGCGTAGATCCCGCCGGAGGGGCCCACGCCGTCCAGCCGCAGCTGCTCCGGGCGCGTCAGCGCGTGCCCGACGGGCTCCCACGTCACGAGGTCCCCCGACCGGAAGAGCGGGACGCCGGGCGCGTGCTCGAAGCTGGAGCACGCGAGGACGAAGGTGCTGCCGACCCGGCAGACCGTCGGGTCGGGGTGGTACCCGGCCAGCAGCGGCCGCACCGGCAGCCGCGTGGCGGGGAGGACGTCGGACCGGGGCTGCGCTGCCATGCGCCGAGCATGCCACCGGGTGTCCGGCC
This region includes:
- a CDS encoding glycoside hydrolase family 43 protein — protein: MAAQPRSDVLPATRLPVRPLLAGYHPDPTVCRVGSTFVLACSSFEHAPGVPLFRSGDLVTWEPVGHALTRPEQLRLDGVGPSGGIYAPTLRHHDGRFWLVTTNVSDGPGHLLVTADDAAGPWSAPVRIPGAGGIDPDLAWDDDGTCYLTWSDAGIRQAVLDPATGRLLTEPRLLWSGAGGKDVEGPHLHRVDGRWYLLAAEGGTAQGHAVVVARSDAPDGPYEGWAGNPVLTARGTASPVQSTGHADLVRRPDGTWAMVFLGVRPAGSFPGWHVLGRETFAVDVAWVDGWPHPTTPVQPAAVPRVVVGLDADGPGPSWVGAGVFPADVLHRADGRWVLAGRGPRTFVGVRQERTATTTRARVDASAGVGGLELRIDPRHALTLEVDGGRVRAVARIGSVTAVLGEAPHTPATVLEIDVHPSPAPVHSREHGPDEVVAAVDGPEGRVVLGTLDGRYLSTEVAGGFTGRTVGLVRERGELAVLAFEHVGHAEPDPA